The proteins below come from a single Perca flavescens isolate YP-PL-M2 chromosome 8, PFLA_1.0, whole genome shotgun sequence genomic window:
- the urahb gene encoding 5-hydroxyisourate hydrolase b, protein MTSADPNPLTTHVLNTGDGVPAAKMDVSLHRLDSTLMIWNMLSVGTTNEDGRCSGLVSREAFSPGMYKLRFETGSYWENMGQNSFYPYVEVVFTITETEQRFHLPLLMSRFSYSTYRGS, encoded by the exons ATGACGTCAGCTGATCCCAACCCCCTGACCACTCACGTGCTGAACACCGGAGACGGCGTCCCGGCGGCCAAGATGGATGTCAGCCTGCACCGGCTCGACTCCACGCTGATGATCTGGAACATGCTGAGTGTCGG GACTACAAATGAAGATGGCCGCTGCTCAGGACTCGTCAGCAGAGAAGCGTTCAGCCCCGGCATGTACAAGCTGCGCTTTGAGACGGGTTCCTACTGGGAGAACATGGGTCAGAACTCCTTCTACCCATATGTAGAG gttGTGTTTACCATCACTGAGACGGAGCAGAGGTTTCACCTCCCTCTGCTGATGAGTCGCTTCTCCTACAGCACGTACAGAGGAAGCTGA
- the afg3l1 gene encoding AFG3-like protein 1 yields the protein MSQLLRLLSAAALPLCRAGGARARLSAVTARLLFTAGYRSTAAPNGCRTPADFFSSCRRFQSAQRRLYSTEPKDGKGGGGGSAGGGGGAAGGGRSSGGGKKGGKDWWSRMQKGDFPWDEKDFRYLAITVAGASSALLYFYFRDNGREISWKDFVHRYVGRGMVERLEVVNKQYVRVILVPGADADASYVWFNIGSVDTFERNLEAAQLELGLEPSHRPAVVYSTESDGSFLMSMIPTLLLISFLLFTLRRGPMGGGPGGGRGGPFSMSESTAKMMKDNIEVKFKDVAGCEEAKLEILEFVNFLKNPKQYQDLGAKIPKGAVLSGPPGTGKTLLAKATAGEANVPFITVNGSEFLEMFVGVGPARVRDMFAMARKNAPCILFIDEIDAVGRKRGGGNFGGQSEQENTLNQLLVEMDGFNTATNVVVLAGTNRPDILDPALMRPGRFDRQIYIGPPDIKGRASIFKVHLRPIKLDPNMDKDFLARKMAAATPGFTGADIANVCNEAALIAARHLNTSVNGKHFEQAIDRVIGGLEKKTQVLQPTEKKTVAYHEAGHAIVGWFLQHADPLLKVSIIPRGKGLGYAQYLPREQYLYSKEQLFDRMCMMLGGRVAEQVFFGKITTGAQDDLKKITQSAYAQVVQFGMSEKVGQVSFDLPRQGEMVLEKPYSEATSELIDQEVRELVERAYQRTLELIQDKKELVELVGKRLLEKEVLDKADMLELLGPRPFEEKSTYEEFVEGTGSFEEDTSLPEGLKDWNQERGGVEEDGGPTPDKQLAA from the exons ATGTCTCAGCTGCTGAGGCTTCTCTCGGCGGCCGCCCTGCCTCTCTGCCGGGCTGGAGGAGCCCGGGCTCGGCTGTCTGCGGTAACGGCACGACTGCTCTTCACAGCCGGATACCGAAGCACTGCAGCCCCG AACGGCTGTCGGACTCCGGCCGACTTCTTCTCCTCCTGTCGCAGATTCCAGTCGGCTCAGCGGCGGCTGTACTCCACTGAGCCCAAAG atggaaaaggaggaggaggaggatcagctggaggaggaggaggagcagccggAGGAGGAAGATCTTCAGGTGGAGGGAAGAAAGGAGGAAAAGACTGGTGGAGCCGAATGCAAAAG ggTGACTTCCCCTGGGACGAGAAGGATTTCCGTTACCTGGCGATCACCGTGGCCGGGGCCAGTTCGGCGCTGCTGTATTTCTACTTCAGAGACAACGGCCGAGAGATCAGCTGGAAGGACTTCGTCCACCGCTACGTGGGCCGGGGGATG gTGGAGCGGCTGGAGGTTGTCAACAAACAGTACGTCCGAGTGATCCTGGTGCCGGGCGCCGACGCCGACGCG AGCTACGTTTGGTTCAACATCGGCAGCGTGGACACGTTTGAGAGGAACCTGGAGGCGGCGCAGCTGGAGCTCGGCCTGGAGCCGTCCCACCGTCCCGCGGTGGTCTACAGCACCGAGAGCGACGG CTCTTTCCTGATGAGCATGATACCGACCCTGCTGCTGATCAGCTTCCTGCTCTTCACTTTGCGGCGAGGACCAATGGGAGGAGGCCCCGGCGGAGGAAGGGGCGGGCCCTTCAGCATGAGCGAGTCGACGGCAAAGATGATGAAGGACAACATCGAGGTGAAGTTCAAGGATGTGGCCGGCTGCGAGGAGGCCAAGCTCGAGATCCTGGAGTTCGTCAACTTCCTGAAGAACCCAAAACAGTACCAGGACCTCGGGGCCAAGATCCCCAAG GGTGCCGTGCTGTCCGGACCTCCCGGGACGGGGAAGACTCTGCTGGCCAAAGCTACAGCCGGAGAGGCCAACGTCCCCTTCATCACCGTTAACGGCTCCGAGTTCCTCGAGATGTTTGTGGGCGTCGGCCCGGCCAGG GTGAGGGACATGTTCGCCATGGCGAGGAAGAACGCCCCATGCATCCTCTTCATCGACGAGATCGACGCCGTcgggaggaagaggggaggcGGGAACTTTGGCGGTCAGAGTGAACAGGAGAACACGCTGAACCAGCTGCTGGTGGAGATGGACG GTTTTAACACGGCGACTAACGTGGTGGTTCTGGCCGGAACCAACAGACCCGACATCCTGGATCCTGCACTGATGAGACCGGGACGCTTCGACCGACAGATCTACATAG GTCCGCCAGACATTAAGGGCAGAGCGTCCATCTTTAAAGTCCACCTGCGACCGATCAAACTGGACCCCAACATGGACAAAGACTTTCTCGCCAGGAAGATGGCTGCTGCCACGCCGGGATTCACCG GAGCCGATATCGCCAACGTCTGCAACGAGGCGGCGCTGATCGCCGCCCGACACCTGAACACGTCCGTCAACGGGAAACACTTCGAACAGGCCATCGACCGCGTCATCGGAG gtcTGGAGAAGAAGACTCAGGTGCTGCAGCCGACGGAGAAGAAGACGGTAGCGTATCACGAGGCGGGCCACGCCATCGTGGGCTGGTTCCTGCAGCATGCCGACCCGCTGCTGAAG gtgtcgATCATCCCGCGGGGGAAGGGTCTGGGCTACGCTCAGTACCTGCCCAGAGAGCAGTACCTGTACAGCAAGGAGCAGCTGTTCGACAGGATGTGCATGATGCTCGGAGGCCGCGTGGCCGAGCAGGTCTTCTTCGGCAAGATCACCACGGGAGCTCAGGACGACCTGAAGAAGATCACACAGTCCGCCTACGCTcag GTGGTGCAGTTTGGGATGAGTGAGAAGGTGGGGCAGGTGTCGTTCGACCTGCCCCGGCAGGGCGAGATGGTGCTGGAGAAGCCGTACAGCGAGGCCACGTCGGAGCTGATCGATCAGGAGGTCCGGGAGCTGGTGGAGCGGGCGTACCAGAGAACCCTGGAGCTCATCCaggacaagaaggagctggtggAGCTG GTGGGGAAGCGTCTCCTGGAGAAGGAGGTCCTGGACAAGGCGGACATGTTGGAGCTGCTGGGCCCGCGGCCGTTCGAGGAGAAGTCGACGTACGAGGAGTTTGTGGAGGGGACGGGCAGCTTCGAGGAGGACACCAGCCTGCCGGAGGGACTCAAAGACTGGAaccaggagagaggaggagtggaGGAGGACGGTGGACCAACTCCGGACAAACAGCTGGCTGCGTAG